The genomic window TTTCCCGCATGAAGCCTGGCAGTGCCATTGTTGACGTTGCAATCGACCAAGGTGGTTGCGTTGAAACTTCCCATGCCACTACGCACCAAGACCCAACTTATATCGTTGATGATGTTGTGCATTACTGTGTGGCGAACATGCCAGGTGCAGTTGCACGCACTTCAACTTTCGCACTTAACAATGCAACGCTACCCTACATTCTTAAATTAGCTAACTTAGGCTATAAAGAAGCACTGTTACAGGATAAACACCTGCTGAACGGTTTAAACGTCATGCATGGTAAAGTGGTATGTAAAGAAGTGGCCCATGCATTAAGCCTTGAATACACAGCGCCAACAAGCTTATTGGTATAACTCACAGCAGATATTGAGCGCAGTAAACATCAATATTGAGTGAAGTTCATTCATCGGCCCCAACATGTTGGGGCCGATTTTTTTTGCATCTTGGTGAAGTAGTTCTAAGTACAAGCTCCTCTCATCCCCTATGGGTAAACTTATACTGACAATACCGCGACCACTCGGTTAGCTTAATCTAAAAGAATCGCCAAACAGCGCTTTACCCCTACAGGTAAATTCCCTACAATCCTTGCAATTTGCTAAAGGCACGGAGATAAAAATGAGCCAAGTCAGACACAGTAACTTATTGATTTTGGGCTCTGGCCCAGCGGGATACACGGCAGCTGTTTATGCGGCGCGCGCCAATTTAAAACCCGTTATGATCACAGGTATGCAGCAAGGTGGTCAATTAACCACGACGACCGAAGTTGAAAACTGGCCAGGTGACGCCGACGACTTAACCGGTCCAGCCTTGATGGAACGTATGCAAAAGCATGCGGAAAAATTTGATACTGAAATTTTGTTCGATCATATTAACGAAGTCACCTTAACCGAGCGCCCTTTCCGCTTGAAAGGCGACAACGGCGAGTACACCTGTGATGCGCTGATCATCGCAACTGGCGCATCTGCCCGTTACTTAGGATTAGACTCAGAAGAAGCATTCAAAGGTCGCGGCGTATCAGCCTGTGCCACCTGTGATGGTTTTTTCTATCGCAACCAAAAAGTTGCTGTGATCGGTGGTGGTAATACGGCTGTCGAAGAAGCACTGTACTTAAGCAATATTGCCGCGGAAGTGCACTTAATCCATCGCCGCGACACCTTCCGCTCTGAAAAAATCCTAATCGATCGCTTAATGGATAAAGTCGCTAATGGCAACATTATCCTGCACCTCAATCAAACTATGGACGAAGTGGTAGGTGATGCAATGGGCGTAACTGGCCTAAAGATGAAGAGCACTCAAGATGGCGCTATCACTGATTTAGCTGTTGCGGGTGTGTTCGTTGCCATTGGCCACAGCCCAAATACCAGTATCTTTGAAGGCCAATTAGAGATGAATCATGGCTACTTAAAGGTACAAAGTGGTCTGCAGGGCAATGCGACTCAAACGAGTATTGAAGGGGTGTTTGCCGCCGGTGACGTGATGGACCAACATTATCGTCAAGCTATTACTTCTGCTGGCACAGGCTGTATGGCAGCACTCGATGCAGAGCGTTACTTAGACGCTAAAAAGTAACATGATGAAGTGTTTCAACGAATAGCAGGCTTAGCCTGCTATTTTTTTAGCTGGAATTTACCACTAGAGATCACTCGATGATGCCAACCTGTGCCTACTCTCCAGCCTTTTAAGACGTTACGAATAGCAAGTGATTGAAACACCAAAATGGCGCACAAAAAAAGGGACCAAATGGTCCCTTCTCTACAGCGACAAACTAATTTCTTAGTTTAACGCTTCTTTTGCTTTTTCAACTAAAGTTGCGAATACAACTTTATCGAATACAGCGATGTCAGCCAAAATCTTACGATCGATTTCGATAGACGCCTTTTTCAGACCGTTGATGAAACGGCTGTAAGACAGACCATTTTGACGAGCGGCAGCATTGATACGTGCAATCCACAGTTGACGGAATTGACGTTTTTTCTGACGACGGTCACGGTAAGCATATTGACCAGCTTTAGTTACTGCTTGCACAGCAACGCGGTAAGTACGGCTACGAGCGCCATAATAACCTTTAGCTAATTTTAAAACTTTCTTGTGACGAGCACGAGCGGTTACACCACGCTTAACTCTTGGCATTTTCTAATCTCCTAAATTAAGCGTAAGGTAATTGACGCGCGATTGCTGGAACATCACACTTAGCAACTAAACATTTGGCACGTAAGTGACGCTTACGCTTAGTGCTCTTCTTGGTCAAAATGTGACGTAAATGTGCTTGCTTACGCTTGAAACCATTGGCGGTTTTCTTAAAACGTTTCGCTACACCTCTGTCGGTTTTCATTTTAGGCATTACTAAAACTCCGCATTGGGATGTTAAATAAAAAGCAAGGCGAGCAAAGGCCATAGACCTTTGCTACTTTCGGGTTGCCCTACTTATTTCTTTTTAGGCGCTAGCACCATGATGGCTTGTCGACCTTCCATTTTCGGGAAAGATTCAACAACCGCATACTCATCCAAATCAGTCTTAATACGGTTCAATAGATCCATACCAAGATTTTGGTGGGCCATTTCGCGACCTCGGAAACGCAGCGTAATCTTCGCTTTGTCCCCGTCTTCCAGAAAACGTATCAGGTTGCGTAGTTTTACCTGATAGTCGTTTTCGTCAGTTCCAGGACGGAATTTAATTTCCTTAACCTGAACCTGCTTTTGCTTCTTCTTTTGTTCCTTGGCTGACTTAGCCTTATCAAAAAGGAACTTACCGTAGTCCATAATGCGACATACTGGAGGTTCAGCGTTTGGACTAATTTCAACTAGGTCTACACCCGCTTCATCTGCCAAATTCTGAGCATCTCTGATGCTTACCACACCAATAGCTTCACCATCAATGCCTGTTAAACGTACTTCTGGTACGCCTGTGATTTCTTCATTGATTCTATTAGGGGCCGGCTGACGCCCTGCTGTTTTTTTGATCTTTATGACCTATTCCTCCAACAATTTGAGACTACGGAGCGAAATTTGTTGATGGATTTTAGCGGCGAAATCTTCGATTCGCATCTTACCTAAATCAATACCATCACGGGTACGCACCGCTACTTCCTTATTTTCCATTTCTTGATCGCCAACGACCAATAAATAAGGAACACGCCTTAAGGTGTGCTCGCGTATTTTAAAGCCTATTTTCTCATTCCTCAAGTCAAAAGACGCTCGAATACCTTGTTCTTTGAAGAATTTGACGACTTCTTCAACATAATCAGCCTGTTTGTCGGTGATATTCATCACGACAACTTGCATTGGGGCCAACCAAGTTGGGAAACGACCTGCATATTCTTCTATCAAGATACCCAAGAATCGTTCCAAAGAGCCTAAAATAGCACGATGGATCATCACGGGAGTTTGACGGCTGTTATCTTCGGCGACGTAAGTCGCACCTAAACGGTTTGGCAACGCATAATCGAGCTGCACAGTACCACATTGCCACGCACGGTCCAAACAATCGTGTAAAGTAAATTCGATTTTCGGTCCGTAGAAGGCGCCTTCACCGGGTAAAATGGTGAATTCAATGTTATTTGAGCGTAGAGCTTGCTTGAGTGCTTCTTCTGCTCTATCCCACATCGCATCGTCGCCGATACGTTTTTCGGGGCGAGTCGAGAGTTTTACGACAATGTTTTCAAAACCAAAGGTTGAATAAGTGTCGTAAACCATCTGGATACAGGAGCTGACTTCCGCTTGCACTTGATCTTCAGTACAGAAAATATGGGCGTCGTCTTGGGTAAAACCACGTACGCGCATTAAACCGTGGAGCGAACCTGAAGGTTCATTACGGTGACAGCAACCAAATTCCGCCATACGAAGTGGCAAGTCGCGGTAAGATTTCAACCCTTGGTTGAAGATCTGTACGTGGCCTGGGCAGTTCATCGGCTTGATGGCGTATTCGCGGTTTTCGCTGCTGGTCGTGAACATGGCTTCTGCGTATTTATCCCAGTGACCAGAACGTTCCCACAACACGCGGTCCATCATTAATGGGCCTTTGACTTCTTGGTAAGTGTATTGGTTTAGCTTACGGCGAATGAATCTTTCTAATTCGAGGAAGATACTCCAACCGTCGTTATGCCAGAACACCATACCTGGGGCTTCTTCTTGCATGTGGTACAAGTCGAGCTGCTTACCGATTTTACGGTGGTCACGCTTAGCCGCTTCTTCAAGACGGGTTAAGTGTGTGCTCAGGGCTTTTTTGTCGGCCCAAGCGGTACCATAGATACGTTGCAACATCTTGTTTTCTGAGTTGCCACGCCAGTAAGCGCCGGCAATGCTCATTAATTTGAAATGTTGGCAGAAACGCATGTTAGGTACGTGCGGTCCACGACACATGTCTGTGTATTCTTCGTGATGATACAGCGCAGGCGTGGCGTCTTTGCTGATGTTCTCATCCAGAATGGCAATCTTATAATCTTCACCGCGCGCCGCGAATGTATCGCGAGCTTCTTGCCAGCTCACTACACGTTTTACAACGTCATAGTTGGTTTTTGCCAGTTGAAGCATACGCTTTTCTAAGGCTTCGATGTCATCTTGAGTCAGCTTGTGCTCAAGGTCGATATCATAATAGAAGCCGTTATCGATAACTGGACCAATCGCCATCTTGGTTTCTGGCCACAGTTGCTTAATCGCATGGCCTAATAAATGCGCGCAAGAATGGCGAAGAATTTCAACACCTTCTTCGTCTTTGGCGGTAATGATTGATAGCTCAGCATCGGTTTCAATGGGATCGCAGGCATCTTTTAATTCGCCATTAACGCGGCCAGCGATACAGGCTTTAGCAAGACCAGGGCCGATATCGGCGGCAACATCGAGAGTCGATACAGCATGAGCAAACTCGCGCTTGCTACCATCGGGAAGTGTAATTACAGGCATGAAATATCCTTTCCAGTGGTGACCCACACGTAGGGCCACTTGGGTTTAGTTAATGTAAGAGAAATGCTCGCTAGGTTAAGACAGTACAGGAGTCTTAGCCGCCTTGCGTAACAGGGCGTTCATTCTACGGGATTGGCGCCAAGGGGTGCAAGTGCATTGGCCAAATTGCGTGGCATTGTGCAATAAATGCAAATTCATGATTTTGCAGTGTGTTGGTAACTTATCAGTCATCAAACATCCCTATTCTAGCGCCAGTTGATTGTACAGCACTCAAAAACATCGAAAGGAAGTTGATATGTTGAACTGTATTCTATTTGCGGTCGCGTTAACCCAATCAGCGGCCGTATCGCTTGAAACTCAAATCCCAGAAACCATAGATGTTCATATTGATACCCAAATGTTGGTTGTTGATATCCAAGCTGAGCTTGAGCAGCAAATGCAACAATTAAGCCTTTCAATCGTTCAACATGCCCGCGATGGCGTTTTGCACAGTAATGAAATTGAGGGGCTAATTACGGTAAAAGAGTAGCGTTTGATCCCTATGGGCGATGCATCCGTGCACTTGGTTGACGCTATCGCAGCTAGACCATATCGCAACTATATTTAGTAAGCCCTATGGGAGGCGTCATTTAGTCCATAGGTTAGGGTCATATATTCTTTCATCCCATTGAAGGAGTAACACTATGAGGATCATGAATAAGGTTATCGCCTGTCCCCACTGCGGACATCATCAACATATCAGTATCGATGCCAGCAGTGGCGATCAAGATTATTACGATGATTGCCGTATTTGCTGTAATCCTATCCACTTGCGCCTGCATGTGGATGATGCTCGGCGGACCGTTGAATTGTATGTTGACTCAGATGATGAACAAATTTATTGACTGATAGGCAATATCAGCCATTCTTTTGCGCTTGTTCCTTGAGGCGTCTGGCGAGTACGCGCTCAACGGTATCAACGATCACTTGTGTTTGGCTATCGATCTCAATATTGAGTTCATCGCCGACTTGGCACTGACTTAAGTTTGTTAACTTGAGCGTTTCTGGAATTAAGTGCAGCATAAAACTTGAATCACTGACCTCGCCAACGGTGAGGCTGCAGCCGTTGACCCCGACAAAACCTTTATAAAAGATGTAATCCATCCATTTAGGCTCAATCCCTAACGTCAGATCATAGTGTTGTTCTGTGTGACTGATATGGATGACTTTAGCCTTGGTATGGATATGGCCAGACAAAATATGCCCGCCGATTTCACTGCCGAAGGTTAATGAACGTTCAATATTAACCCTGTGACCTACAGCTAAAGTGGCAAGATTGGTTAACCGTAACGTCTCTTCCACTACATCGAAAAATACCCTATCATCAACCACCTGAGTCACAGTAAGACATACCCCGTTATTTGCCACACTTGCTCCAATCGCAAGTCCCTCATGCAAATCAGGTTTAAACGCTACCTCAAGGGTATTTAGGCCATCTTTCTTATGTATTGCAACCACCTCGCAGGTGGCTTGAACTATACCTGTAAACATTTTTTCTCGCTCATTCGTTAAAGGCTGTATTTATGAATCATTCAGGCTTCCAAGCCAAACGTCTTATCCAACTTGCACTACCTGTGCTCATCGCCCAAGTCACGCAGACCATGATGGGCTTTATCGATACCGTTATGGCGGGCCGCGTCAGTGCTGTCGATATGGCCGCCGTTGCGGTCGGCACTAGCCTGTGGTTACCTGCCATCCTGTTTGTTCAGGGGTTGCTTATGGCTTTCACGCCTTTATTTGCCCACTATAACGGGGCTAACAATCAAAAAGCGATCCAACCCTTAGCATTCCAGGCCGCCTATCTGGCACTTATCGGAGGAATTGGCGTGATGGCATTTCTTGCCGCTGCGCCTTTTGTGCTCGGCCTTATGAATTTAGAACCCGAATTGTACCGCTTAACCATAGGTTATATCGACGGTATTTTATGGGGCGCCCCCGCATTTGTCCTGTATCAAGTGTTACGTGGCTGCAGTGAAGGTATTTCCTATACATTGCCGACTATGGTCATAGGTTTTGTGGGTTTAGCGGTCAATATTCCCGCTAACTATATTTTTATCTATGGTCACTTTGGCGTCCCCGCTATGGGTGGCGCGGGTTGTGGTGTAGCAACTGCCCTTGTTTTTTGGGCAATGCTGATAGCCATGACCTTATATATGCAGTTACATAGGAAATTTGCTGCCTTGGCGCCCTTCAGTCAATTTCATCGCCCCGATTTTAGCACGATGAAAAAAATGACCAAGTTGGGTATGCCAATCGCCATGGCGCTGTTTTTTGAAGTGAGTTTATTCGCCATTATCGCCCTATTGCTCGCCCCCTTGGGCGCAACTGTGGTGGCGAGTCACCAGATAGCACTGAACTTTTCAGCCATCGTATTTATGTTGCCGTTATCTATCGGTATCGCGGTATCGATTCGCATTGGTTACTACTTAGGTCGAGATCGGGCGGATATTTCTGCTGTGGTGGCAAAAGTCGGTCTGTGGCTAGCGCTGTCCCTCGCCCTATCTACTGCTATTTTGACTGTACTATTTAGATTTCAAATTGCCGAACTCTATAACAGTGACCCAGAAGTCGTGGTCCTCGCCGGAAGTTTGATGTTAATGGCGGCGCTGTATCAATTATCGGACTCAGTCCAAGTAGTCGCAGCTGGCGCCCTTCGTGGCTATAAAGATACCCGCAGTGCATTTTATATCACGCTGTTTTCTTACTGGGGCATTGGTATGACGTTAGGCTATACCTTGGCTTATACGGATTATATTGTCCCAGCTATGGGCGCCCATGGATTTTGGACTGGGCTTATCGCCGGCCTCACCTCGGCGGCACTGCTGTTTTTTATCCGCCTACGTTATATCCAAAAACATGGCGTGCATTTAAGCCTTATCGAAGGTGATAATATCCACCATTAGTAAAGTAAACGGCGGGCCTACCCTCCCGCCGTTTGGTTTATCGGTTTGATTTCGATGCATTCTCCGGAGATTTTTTGGAGTAAGGCGAAGAAGAAATTGCGGTTTTATCAGCAGCTTTGTTGAAACTCTGGACAAGTTGCACAGCAATTCACCATTTGGCAATAAAATTCGTTTTTTTGCTTGCCAGTGATTCGCTATCCCCCTAATATAGCGCTCGTTCCAAAGCGCAATGCTTTTGATACATGTAATACAATGCACCCGTAGCTCAGTTGGTTAGAGCACTACCTTGACATGGTAGGGGTCGGTGGTTCGAGTCCACTCGGGTGTACCACTCTCTTCACAGAGTATAAAATGTGACTTCTTATTAAAAAGTAAACAGTGCACCCGTAGCTCAGTTGGTTAGAGCACTACCTTGACATGGTAGGGGTCGGTGGTTCGAGTCCACTCGGGTGTACCATTTATTGCATTAATTCCCTTTAAAACCTCAATTTAATATCATCTTAAGACACTCTATTTATATTTTTGCCTAAACCTCGCTTTTGTAAAAACATTCAAACACGCCCTCCTCCTTTCCTCTGTCTGATTACGCTTTGATTTAGTCCACTTTATCGCTGTTATCTCAAAACTCATTCTGGTCTTTCTTTTTCCCATATGACAAAAATGATGTGCTTGATACTCAGTCGATTGTTCCATCAATCGGCATATTCAAAAAGTTAACGAATATAGTGCCAGTGCAATTTACCACCTACTCAGTTATGAGCCTCATGTCACACAGTGACCTATAAATTGACAATATTAGGTGCCTTGTCTCACATTAATTAGGGGTTATTTAAAAAGAGGTATAAATAATAAATGTTGATGTAAGTTATTGTATATAAAAACAACCTCGGTACAGTATCTATGAATACAACATCAATCTTCTTACTTGGGCTGATCTCATTTTCAGCAATGGCTAATGACGACAACCGTGTTGAACTCGCACGACAAGGTTGGAAAGCGACGGCAGAATCGAACCAAAGAGTCGATTTACTTGAAGAACGTCCCGATTTAGTGCTGCTTTACGCGGGCTCACCTTACGCAAAAGAATACAATAGCCCTCGGGGCCATCAATTCGCCATTATGGACGTTACTAACATCTTACGAACAGGCAGCGGCAGTAAAGCGCAGGGCGATCCCGGAGCAAGTTGCTGGTCCTGCAAAGCTCCCGGCGCAGTTCACTTAACTCAAACACTCGGTGAGCAAGGATTTGCGAGTAAGACCTTTGCCGAGGCGGCGTATGCCATGGATGTCAGTGTTGGCTGTGAGGATTGCCACCAGCAAGGAACTGCAGCCTTAGATCTGCCGAGGGTGCATGCCAAGAATGCGATGAATAAAATACACATGCCCTTTGAAAAACAAACCCTTGCCGTCAAATCGTCTCAAGTCTGTGGTCAGTGCCATGTAACCTATTACTTTCAGCCAGAAAAATCGAATGCGGTGAATATCCCTTGGATATTCGGTAACGATGCTGACAACATAGAAAAATACTATGACACTAGGCGTTTCTTTGACTTTGTTCATCCCATTTCTGGTGTTCCCCTCGCCAAGGCTCGCCATCCTGAATTTGAACAATGGAGCCGAAGCATTCACGCACAAAGTGAGATTGGTTGCGTTGATTGCCACATGGCAGAAACCACATCTAAAGATGGCAACAGCTTTACTAGCCATAAAATTACCAGCAGTTTCAATAATTTTGACACTAAGTGCTCTGGCTGCCATGAAAGCGCCGCGGATCTCAATAAGCAAATCGCAAGCAATAAACGTGAACTTGATAATAAACGCACTGTCGTTGAAAAACTGCTTGTTAAAGCTCATATAGAGGCGGGCGCTGCTTGGGATCATGGACAAAAATGGTCCGATTTAGAGAGTGCACTAATGGATATCAGGCATGCACAGTGGCGATGGGATTATGTGGTGTCATCACATGGTTCCCATGCGCACAACAGCAAAGAAGCCATGCAATTGTTAGATGTTGCTCAAAATCAAGTTGTTATGGCAAGGGCTAAATTAGCCAAGATTTTAAAAAATGCCAGTGCTGCTGAAATCAATTACCCCGTTTTAACGTCTAAAGCCGAGGCTCAAGCGTTTGTAGAACTCAATATGGAACAACTCAAGGATGAAAAGCAGCAGTTCTTACAAGATGTCGTCAAAAAGAACTGGCCAAGTGCAAGCTATACCATTGATCAAACACCCTGATATAACAATCAAGGCTGAGCCAGTATCCACACCTGTTATTGCATTTCAGCAGTAGCCTAAAACAGCAACACTCAGGGCTACATTTTCCCAGGTAAAGGGACTGAATACCTTGATGAGAATGAGCTTAGCATGGACGCCAAGCTGACATTCGCGGGGCACATAAAACAAAACCGTGAGTATTTGCCGCTATTGCATAAGCACTTTTACTACAGCATCGGCCACATCTGCAATACTGCTACGTTGTTTCATCGCACTTTGTTGTAATTGACGATAAGCCTGCGCTTCCGTCAAGTTTTTATACTGCATCAGCAATAACTTGGCTCGGTCAATCAGCTTTTGCTCACCCATGGCTCGACGTGCATCCGCAAGCTCAGTTTGCATAGTGCGGATATGCTGCGCCTGTTCGGACAATAATTGATAGAAAGAGCGATTGGGCGCATTAATGCTTTGAGGATCAGCAAGCACCGGTGTCGCTGAAAACCCACACATACCTTGCATGCTAGGATCAATGAAGATGCTGACTCTAAAATTCATCGGCTGCTCAGCAAATTGGGTGAATTTGGCAGGATGACGCTGCAATTGCTGCTGCGCTGCACTTACCGTGATAAAGGTGAGTTTTTGCAACTGAGCTGTCAGTTTAATCTGTAATTGATGCATCTCATCCATGCGTTCAGTCGCAAACTGATACCAAAGGTCACTCACCGCAGGCACTGGCGTTGTTGTGCCTGACAGTTGCTGCATCAGCGCTCTTAACTGTTGAAGTTGCTTGGTTGCCAAGCCTTGTTCTTGTTGATGCCACTGCAATTGTTGCTCCTCAGAGGCAAACTCTAAAAAGACAACAGCATTCTGCTGTTGTGCTTGTTGTAGCAATAACAAACGCTCCCCCAACTCTGTGGTTAGCTGACCAGAGGCGAGTCCTATCGCGCCCCAGGCGCGTTCCTGCCCTGCATATTCTTTGATTTGCAATAAGTTAAACAGCGCCACCAATAATCGGGTAATGTCTGTATCACAGACGAGATCTGTTGAATCCTGCACCACCACAAGCCAAGCCGCAATTAAACTACTGTAGGCTTCCGTGGACTGCGGCGGCATTAATTGCTGCTTGCTTATCTGTTCGCGTAACGCTGCCAATCTATCTAAGCCCTGTAATGCCAGAGAGATCCCATTGAGCAGCCGACTGTTACTACACAGATCTTTTGCCTGTAGATATTGCTGAGTTAATTGCATGCGTAGTTGTTGTTCAGCTTTGGTCGTTTGCAGCAGTTGCTGTTGACGTTGTTGTGCAAATAACTCACAACCCGAAGCGAGAAAAATATTACTGATACCACGCTCACGTTGCAGCTGATGCACCAATTCGCTAATGCCAGTCACCAATAAGCAATTGGCAGAAAGTTGCTCTAATGCGTTAATTTCAGCCTGTTTAGCTGCCAGTAGGAACTGGGTTGTCTGATAGTTCATCCATTCACTCTGAGTTGCTGGCGTTGGTGCAAAGCTAGCAATCGCTATTCCACATAGGTATTGACCGTCCTCAAGCCGCAGCCATGCTGAATTGTTAGCATATTGTTGTTATCCCAATAGTAGGCATTTACCCTTTATCGCCCTTTAACAGTGCAGTAAATGCACAAAAATGGTACTCGTCAGGGGCGACGTTTCAAATAAGCATTATATAAAACCAATTAAAATCATTATCTTGCATTTAATTTATTCACTGGCATCAAAGTTGCGTAGTGAGTGTGCTGAAGGTGGTCTCACCTTCAAACATCTTCCTTGGTTGTTCAAAATGTAAGCCGTGTTAGTCACGCTGCAGTTTGGGTGCAATAGGGAGCAGATTCAGGACAAAGGTGTCCCGCGATCATCTGGAAACAGCATGATCCGGACACCTTTTTTGTTTTCTAAAAACGCCTGAAAAATCAAAGTAACAATAATAGTAGAGGTGAATCTATGGCTTATTTAGTACCCGCTGAGTTCGTGACCAAAATGGTTGATGCCGGCGAATCCAAAATTTTTATGTCAACACGAGATACTATGATCCGCGCCTATATGGCGGGTGCAATTTTAGCGTTAGCCGCTGTTTTTGCCGTCACTGTCGCCGTACAAACTGGTTCATTTTTAGTGGGTTCCATGCTATTCCCTGTGGGTTTTATTATGTTGTACCTGATGGGATTTGATTTGCTGACGGGGGTGTTTGTTCTAACGCCTCTGGCATTACTCGACCGCCGCCCTGGTGTCACTGTTCAAGGGGTATTACGCAACTGGGGATTGGTATTTACTGGCAATTTCCTTGGTGCTTTGACGGTCGCGGGCATGATGGCTTTTGTATTAACGATGGGATTTAACACAGAAGCTGGCGCCGTTGGCGATAAACTTGCGGGTGTCGGTAAAGCCCGGACCTTAGGTTATGCAGAATATGGCACAGCTGGCTGGATGACGATTTTCCTGCGTGGCATGTTATGCAATTGGATGGTATCGATGGGCGTAGTTGGGGCAATGATATCAACCCATGTCAGTGGTAAAGTGATGGCAATGTGGATGCCCATTATGCTGTTCTTTTTTATGGGCTTTGAGCACTCTGTGGTCAATATGTTCCTCTTCCCGTTTGCCATGATGATGGGCGGTGATTTTTCGGTCATGGATTATCTACTCTGGAATGAAATTCCCACTGCGTTAGGCAATCTCGTCGGTGGTTTAGCCTTTACCGGTTTAACCCTCTATAGCACTCACTATAAAACGGCCCCCAAACGTCACCTTACAGCAAAGACCGCCGGACCGTCTTCAGCAACACTGGCTAAATTTTAATGAAATTGTCAGCATCATCGCTACAAGTCTCCATTGGCCAGTACTCCAGTGCTGGCCGCAAAGCGATAAATCAAGACTGCATGGGGACCTATCAGCCCGAAGAGCCTGAGTTAAGCCGCAAAGGCATAGTATTGGCGGTAGCCGATGGGATAAGCAGCAGTTCTGTGAGCCAGATTGCCAGTGAAACGGCTGTAAACAGTTTTCTCGTTGACTATTACTGTACCAGTGATGCTTGGTCAGTCCGCCATGCCGCCTTGCAGGTACTAAAGGCAAGCCATAACTGGTTATACGCCCAAAATCGTAATAGCCCCTTTGGGTTAGATCCTGATAAG from Shewanella putrefaciens includes these protein-coding regions:
- a CDS encoding ammonia-forming cytochrome c nitrite reductase subunit c552, coding for MNTTSIFLLGLISFSAMANDDNRVELARQGWKATAESNQRVDLLEERPDLVLLYAGSPYAKEYNSPRGHQFAIMDVTNILRTGSGSKAQGDPGASCWSCKAPGAVHLTQTLGEQGFASKTFAEAAYAMDVSVGCEDCHQQGTAALDLPRVHAKNAMNKIHMPFEKQTLAVKSSQVCGQCHVTYYFQPEKSNAVNIPWIFGNDADNIEKYYDTRRFFDFVHPISGVPLAKARHPEFEQWSRSIHAQSEIGCVDCHMAETTSKDGNSFTSHKITSSFNNFDTKCSGCHESAADLNKQIASNKRELDNKRTVVEKLLVKAHIEAGAAWDHGQKWSDLESALMDIRHAQWRWDYVVSSHGSHAHNSKEAMQLLDVAQNQVVMARAKLAKILKNASAAEINYPVLTSKAEAQAFVELNMEQLKDEKQQFLQDVVKKNWPSASYTIDQTP
- a CDS encoding formate/nitrite transporter family protein encodes the protein MAYLVPAEFVTKMVDAGESKIFMSTRDTMIRAYMAGAILALAAVFAVTVAVQTGSFLVGSMLFPVGFIMLYLMGFDLLTGVFVLTPLALLDRRPGVTVQGVLRNWGLVFTGNFLGALTVAGMMAFVLTMGFNTEAGAVGDKLAGVGKARTLGYAEYGTAGWMTIFLRGMLCNWMVSMGVVGAMISTHVSGKVMAMWMPIMLFFFMGFEHSVVNMFLFPFAMMMGGDFSVMDYLLWNEIPTALGNLVGGLAFTGLTLYSTHYKTAPKRHLTAKTAGPSSATLAKF
- a CDS encoding nitrate regulatory protein, which codes for MNYQTTQFLLAAKQAEINALEQLSANCLLVTGISELVHQLQRERGISNIFLASGCELFAQQRQQQLLQTTKAEQQLRMQLTQQYLQAKDLCSNSRLLNGISLALQGLDRLAALREQISKQQLMPPQSTEAYSSLIAAWLVVVQDSTDLVCDTDITRLLVALFNLLQIKEYAGQERAWGAIGLASGQLTTELGERLLLLQQAQQQNAVVFLEFASEEQQLQWHQQEQGLATKQLQQLRALMQQLSGTTTPVPAVSDLWYQFATERMDEMHQLQIKLTAQLQKLTFITVSAAQQQLQRHPAKFTQFAEQPMNFRVSIFIDPSMQGMCGFSATPVLADPQSINAPNRSFYQLLSEQAQHIRTMQTELADARRAMGEQKLIDRAKLLLMQYKNLTEAQAYRQLQQSAMKQRSSIADVADAVVKVLMQ